In Blastocatellia bacterium, the DNA window CCATTCCAAACAGCGCCGCTGCACGCCCTTTGTTGCCTCTGCTCCTGTTCGTCTCGTGACTTGTGCGCTTGCTCACCTCGCCTGCCGCTGGCGCCCTGGCCATTGTCGTTGTCGCCACCTCTCGCTTTGCACCGCAGCAAGTCTTTCGGCTGCCATCCGCTGCCAGATCAGGGACTGCCTCCCGTCAGCCATTGGCTGCTGGTTGTCGTCGAACTCGCCGCTGCGCCTGGTGACTGACACCAGGGATGAGCCGTGCATCAAAGCCCATTGAAGGCAACTCAGGCCATCCGCCAAACGGCACGACTACGCTCGTCAGCGACGGCGGGGAAGGCGCCCAACGCCTGCGTTTACCGGGCCGCCGAACGGCCTCACAGGAATGATAAGAACCTTGCTTCGGCGGCTCCGGTGCAACGCATTGTTATGTGCCGGTTAGGTAGAGCGGGCTTGCATTATCATTGGCTACGAGCCAATCGCAAAACCCTTCAATTTCTGGACCGCCTAAATTGATTGTGTACTGTATACCAAATATAGCAATCACAAAATACATTTCCTGCTGTGGAGTGTAAAGCAGCGTGAATTCATGTGGAATGTCATAGGGCAAACCGGTTTCCTCATCGAGAAACCATTTTCCTTCAGGATAGATTTGACATTCGTGAAATGGCCAATCCACACCTCCCTCGTTAAATCGTGAGTACCGCCTTGCTTCGTCAAGTGCAGAGTTGTTTATGTGGTCCGTTAAGATTCCATCGTTCACGGAAAGCATTCGATGCGCAAGGTATTCAATCCCCATCACCAAAAGAAACCGGGAGAACAGTCGTCGCTCTGGTTTCTCCGCAACTGGGAACACCGCTGTCAATCGATCAAAATTGAGCAGATGTTTAATAAATTGGTCGTTGTCGGATTCGTCAGCCGCCGACAAGTACCAT includes these proteins:
- a CDS encoding HNH endonuclease — translated: MPYTPFQCIFCKATTVSFTSNEHIVPESLGNTEHILPPGVVCDGCNNYFARKIEGPILGSDLLMQARHRNGIPSKRKRVPFQSMLSFPDALPLEMGIARDGSWYLSAADESDNDQFIKHLLNFDRLTAVFPVAEKPERRLFSRFLLVMGIEYLAHRMLSVNDGILTDHINNSALDEARRYSRFNEGGVDWPFHECQIYPEGKWFLDEETGLPYDIPHEFTLLYTPQQEMYFVIAIFGIQYTINLGGPEIEGFCDWLVANDNASPLYLTGT